Genomic window (Pradoshia sp. D12):
CTGAATGAATCCCTATTTTATATGCATGATAGAATAAAAAAACATTCAACTCCATTTATTTGTTTTCCTCTTTAATTAGTAGCCATATATCCCTTGTGCTAAATCAATTAAATTATATAACTCTAAATAATAATTATTTGTAATGATTTTCTTGGAAAAATATGAAGAAGTGCACTTAAAGTGCATATGGAATCCATAAAGTGATCAGAAACTGTAATATATAATATATCTAAAAGCCTCGCAATTCCCAATGGATATGTTTTTTAAGAAACGGAAATGTTTTAATGGTACTGTTAAATGGCTGACCTCCTTAAATATCATTACTTCGAATATCCAAATACCATAATGAAGATTTTTGTAATTTTTTATAAACTCCATCAGTCCATCCTGTACTTTGTTCCTTTTCGAAATCTCCATGATTCAAAATCCAACGAGCTATTTTTAGTAGTTCCTCATCTTTAAGCTCTTTCTGAATAGCTGTTAATTTGTCCAACCAAGGCTTTTTTGGTGAACTGCCAACAGCATTATCTAACCAAATTATACAATCTCTTTTAATTTCGAATGTCCTGTAACTATTAGTTTTGAGATCATTAAAAATGAAGCTTATAATTTGATAGCACCCCTGATTATTATTTACTTTGTAATGAACAAGGTAATGTATGATATCCGTATTATCTGGTTTTATAAATCCTATAATTTTCTTGAAATCCTTGATAGTATGATGGAATCCTCTTATCTCATTTAGGTCCAGTAGGTATTTAAGAGCTTTATTGCGCATAAAAAAATCAGCAGAATGAAAGAATTTACTTAGTTTTTCTATTTTCCAAATATAATCAAACCTATTAAAGAAAATGCTTCATCTATATACTCTTTAATCTTCTATGTAGTACGATCTATAACGGATGAAAAAACATTGCCCCACATAGAGTCGTAAATCTTAAGAAGCCGACCTAAAATATATTTTAAAGAACTACTATCTAAAGAATCTGATGCTTCCTGCAGAGTATTATAAATCGAAAAAAAACCCTCCGTTTGTTTGCTCCCTATTTCTTTCTTTGTATTGATTTCGATCAACGATTCCACCCAATTATCTATCAATTTTGCTTCTTCTTTTTGTAGTTTAAGACTGGCGGCAAAAGTAGCAGCTTGAAGAATTTCTGTTTCTCTGTATCTTTCTAACTCGTTCAAAAACATAGATTCACCTTCTATTCGTGGATTATTAAATTGAAGTACAGAGCTTTGTGGCTAAAAAAAGGGTGTGCGTGTGCGGTTCTTTTTTATTTATTTTCCAACCCCCCTAAGAGAATTGCTGCTATTGCAACCATACTGAAATGATAGATTTTCCTATAAAAAGTAAAACCTTTTTATATAGAAGAATATTGATTTCTAAATCAGTTCACTCCATTTTTATATTGAAATTGTACTACTTATTTTACAAACAGATTACATAGAAGACATCATCCTTACAATAACGTTATAATCTGATGAATTCATACATTTCTGGCAAAGACTTTTGATATAGTACAAGAGTAACAAAAAGTAGTAAAAAAGTTGCTAATGAAAAGGAGTTTATATGATTAAATTACAACCTAAACTATTTGGGAAAATTGCTATCAGTTTACTATTCATTTTTGCGTTAATCGCAAGTACGACTATACCGGGACAAAAAGCTGATGCAGCAAGTAGCAGTTTAGCTGGATTTAAGTATTCAAAAAAAGTTCCTTTGCCTAAAGCTCAACAACAATATCTCTATAAAATGACTAAACAAAGAGGATTGGATTATAAAGAAACGCTGGCAGTGATGCTGCATGAAAGCAATATGAAAGTAAAAGCAAAAGGTGGAAGTAATTACGGATATTTCCAAATTAATAAAATTAACCATAAAAATTTAGCTAAAATTACA
Coding sequences:
- a CDS encoding transglycosylase SLT domain-containing protein yields the protein MIKLQPKLFGKIAISLLFIFALIASTTIPGQKADAASSSLAGFKYSKKVPLPKAQQQYLYKMTKQRGLDYKETLAVMLHESNMKVKAKGGSNYGYFQINKINHKNLAKITKTKNKPYDPYVNMNWGTYMLSDLQKKYKKKGYKGTALKEATLSAYNKGEGGFKKYGKAKAYIKKHNQCLAKVKKWF